From the genome of Candidatus Nanopelagicales bacterium:
GTGAAAACTCGGAGCTCAACTCCGGGCCTGCATACGATACGGGCAGACTAGAGTTCGGTAGGGGAGACTGGAACTCCTGGTGTAGCGGTGGAATGCGCAGATATCAGGAAGAACACCAATGGCGAAGGCAGGTCTCTGGGCCGATACTGACGCTGAGGAGCGAAAGCGTGGGGAGCGAACAGGATTAGATACCCTGGTAGTCCACGCTGTAAACGGTGGGCGCTAGGTGTGGGGAATTGTTTACATTTTCCGCGCCGCAGCTAACGCATTAAGCGCCCCGCCTGGGGAGTACGGCCGCAAGGCTAAAACTCAAAGGAATTGACGGGGGCCCGCACAAGCGGCGGAGCATGCGGCTCAATTCGATGCAACGCGAAGAACCTTACCTAGGCTTGACATATGGCGTTTACCGGTAGAGATATCGGGTCCTTCGGGGCGCCATACAGGTGGTGCATGGCTGTCGTCAGCTCGTGTCGTGAGATGTTGGGTTAAGTCCCGCAACGAGCGCAACCCTCGTTCTATGTTGCCAGCGGATAATGCCGGGGACTCATAGGAGACTGCCGGGGTCAACTCGGAGGAAGGTGGGGACGACGTCAAGTCATCATGCCCCTTATGTCTAGGGCTGCACGCATGCTACAATGGCCGGTACAAAGGGCTGCAATACCGTAAGGTGGAGCGAATCCCACAAAGCCGGTCTCAGTTCGGATTGGGGTCTGCAACTCGACCCCATGAAGTCGGAGTCGCTAGTAATCGCAGATCAGCAACGCTGCGGTGAATACGTTCCCGGGCCTTGTACACACCGCCCGTCACGTCACGAAAGTCGGTAACACCCGAAGCCGGTGGCCTAACCCTTTACTGGGAGGGAGCTGTCGAAGGTGGGACTGGCGATTGGGACGAAGTCGTAACAAGGTAGCCGTACCGGAAGGTGCGGCTGGATCACCTCCTTTCTAAGGAGCACCTGGTGCCGAGAGGCATCCAGAGCCGAGATGGCCGAATGAGCCATTTCGGAAGCTCAAGGGTAAACCATTGACCATTCGGCGATAATCAGTCTTTCTCCAGTACTGCCGCATTGCGGTGTGGAAAAGAGCCAGGCTGAGAGTCGCTTAGGCACGCTGTTGGGTCCTGAGGGAACGGGCAACCGTCCTCAAGGAACCGGCCTCAGGGCCGGGGGTAGTCATCTCGTCGAACAGCCGCCAAGCGGTATGCGACGAACCAGATGGCCAACCCGCCCGTATTTTGAGAACTGCACAGTGGACGCGAGCATCAAATCTTTGTGGCCAAGTTAGTAAGGGCACACGGTGGATGCCTAGGTACCAGGAGCCGATGAAGGACGTAGGAGGCTGCGATAAGCCTCGGGGAGCTGCCAACCGAGCTGTGATCCGGGGATGTCCGAATGGGGAAACCCGGCTGGGGTAATGCCCAGTCACTTGCGCCTGAATATATAGGGCGCTTAGAGGTAACGTGGGGAAGTGAAACATCTCAGTACCCACAGGAAGAGAAAACAAAAGTGATTCCGTAAGTAGTGGTGAGCGAAAGCGGAACAGGCTAAACCGGTCTCGTGTGATAGCCGCCAGGCGTTGCGAGATCGGGGTCGTGGGACGTGACAGAGGACTCTGGCGAGTTCTCAAGAAGTAAGAAATGTTCGTCGTAGTCAAAGGCTTTGGGAAGAGCCAGCATAGAGGGTAATACTCCCGTAGACGAAACGTCGGACACTTCTGTCGCGTATCCCAAGTAACACGGGGCCCGAGAAATCCCGTGTGAATCTGGCGGGACCACCCGCTAAGCCTAAATACTCCCTGGTGACCGATAGCGGACAAGTACCGTGAGGGAAAGGTGAAAAGTACCCCGGGAGGGGAGTGAAATAGAACCTGAAACCGTGTGCTTACAAGCCGTGGGAGCGTCGGGATCTTCGGATCCTCGTGACCGCGTGCCTTTTGAAGAATGAGCCTGCGAGTTAGTGGTGCGTGGCAAGGTTAACCCGTGTGGGGAAGCCGTAGCGAAAGCGAGTCCTAATAGGGCGATTCAGTCGCGTGCTCTAGACCCGAAGCGGAGTGATCTACCCATGGCCAGGGTGAAGCGCGAGTAAGACCGCGTGGAGGCCCGAACCCACCAATGTTGAAAAATTGGGGGATGAGCTGTGGGTAGGGGTGAAAGGCCAATCAAACTCCGTGATAGCTGGTTCTCCCCGAAATGCATTTAGGTGCAGCGTCGCGCGTTTCTTGCCGGAGGTAGAGCACTGGATGGTCTAAGGGGCCTAAAAGTCTACTGAAATCAGCCAAACTCCGAATGCCGGTAAGTTAGAGCGCGGCAGTGAGACTGCGGGGGATAAGCTTCGTAGTCGAAAGGGAAACAGCCCAGATCACCGATTAAGGCCCCCAAGCGTGTGCTAAGTGGAAAAGGATGTGGAGTCGCCCAGACAACCAGGAGGTTGGCTCAGAAGCAGCCACCCTTGAAAGAGTGCGTAATAGCTCACTGGTCAAGTGATTCCGCGCCGACAATGTAGCGGGGCTCAAGCACACCGCCGAAATCGTGACATTGACGCTTTGCCCGGCTTCCAGGATCCGTCCTGGTGGTCCAGGCGCGTTGATGGGTAGGGGAGCGTCGTGTGGCGAGAGAAGCGGCGGGGTGACCCAGCCGTGGACGCCACACGAGTGAGAATGCAGGCATGAGTAGCGAAAGACGGGTGAGAAACCCGTCCGCCGAATGACCAAGGGTTCCAGGGGCAGGCTAGTCCGCCCTGGGTAAGTCGGGACCTAAGGCGAGGCCGACAGGCGTAGTCGATGGACAACGGGTTGATATTCCCGTACCGGTGACATTACGACCCTGCCGAGCCCGAGGATGCTAAGCGCAGGAAACCGGAACCTCTTCGGAGGCGATGGTGGGCAGCGCGACCCAATCCGGTAGTAGGCAAGCGAAGGGGTGACGCAGGAGGGCAGTCCAACCGCGGCGATGGTTGACCGCGGGCAAGGTTGTAGGGCGAGACATAGGCAAATCCGTGTCTCACAAGCCTGAGAACCGATACCGAGCCGAACTAGGCGAAGTGGATGATCCCATGCTGCCGAGAAAAGCCTCTAGCGAGTAATGTAACCGCCCGTACCCCAAACCGACACAGGTGGTCAGGTAGAGAATACCAAGGCGATCGAGAAAACCGTGGTTAAGGAACTCGGCAAAATGCCCCCGTAACTTAGGGATAAGGGGGGCCATTTCCGGTGTAGGGACTTGCTCCCGAAGCTGGAGGTGGCCGCAGAGACTAGGCTGAAGCGACTGTTTATCAAAAACACAGGTCCGTGCGAAGTCGCAAGACGCAGTATACGGACTGACGCCTGCCCGGTGCTGGAACGTTAAGGGGACGGGTTAGCGCGCAAGCGCGAAGCTCTGAACTTAAGCGCCAGTAAACGGCGGTGGTAACTATAACCATCCTAAGGTAGGAAATCCTTGAGGGTCGTGCCTCAAGATCTGCCCGTTGCGGGAGTGATCCCGTAACTGCAGCTGGCTATATGCTGGGAACACCGTGCATCCGGCACTACCAACACTGTCGGACCTAGAGACTAGGTTCGAGCGTGGAGGTGACAATGTGTCCGGTGCGGTCAATCAGCAGGAAAGGCCAGGATTCGAGCAGTGGGTCGTCGGGTTCGTCGACGGGCAACCGTTGGTGTACCAAGCTCACTTACGCGGTAAGAAGCCGTCTCGTTTCTTGGAATCCTCAGAGGCCATACGCCAGCCACCTCGTTCGGCAACGAGGTGAAGATATGGTCCTAGCCCTATGGCGACATAGGGATTCGCTAGAGCGAAATTCCTTGTCGGGTAAGTTCCGACCTGCACGAATGGCGTAACGACTTCAGCGCTGTCTCAACCGCGGACTCGGCGAAATTGCACTACGAGTAAAGATGCTCGTTACGCGCGGCAGGACGGAAAGACCCCGGGACCTTTACTATAGCTTGGTATTGGTGGTCGGTTCGGTTTGTGTAGGATAGGTGGGAGACTGTGAAGCGGTGACGCCAGTTACCGTGGAGTCAATGTTGAAATACCACTCTGATCGTATTGGCTGTCTAACCTAGGTCCGTAATCCGGATCAGGGACAGTGCCTGGTGGGTAGTTTAACTGGGGCGGTTGCCTCCAAAAGAGTAACGGAGGCGCTCAAAGGTTCCCTCAGCCTGGTTGGCAATCAGGTGTCGAGTGCAAGTACACAAGGGAGCTTGACTGTGAGACTGACAGGTCGAGCAGGGACGAAAGTCGGAACTAGTGATCCGGCGCTGGCATGTGGAAGCGGCGTCGCTCAACGGATAAAAGGTACCCCGGGGATAACAGGCTAATCTTGCCCAAGAGTCCATATCGACGGCATGGTTTGGCACCTCGATGTCGGCTCGTCGCATCCTGGGGCTGGAGTAGGTCCCAAGGGTTGGGCTGTTCGCCCATTAAAGCGGCACGCGAGCTGGGTTCAGAACGTCGTGAGACAGTTCGGTCCCTATCCGCCGCGCGCGTAGGAGTCTTGAGAAGGGCTGTCCCTAGTACGAGAGGACCGGGACGGACGAACCTCTGGTGTGCCAGTTGTCCTGCCAAGGGCATGGCTGGTTGGCTACGTTCGGGAGGGATAACCGCTGAAAGCATCTAAGCGGGAAGCCTGCTTCAAGATGAGGACTCCCACAGGGTTGACCTGGTAAGGCCCCCAGTAGACGACTGGGTTGATAGGCCGGAGGTGGAAGCGCGGTAACGCGCGGAGCTGACCGGTACTAATAGGCCGAGGACTTGTCCACTCACAACTTGCGTCCACTGTGCGGTTCCCGAGATACGGTCGGGAATCCGAATTGATATCTCAATAGAGTTACGGCGGTCATAGCAGAGGGGAAACGCCCGGCTCCATTCCGAACCCGGAAGCTAAGCCCTCATGCGCCGATGGTACTGCGTGGGAAGCTGCGTGGGAGAGTAGGTGCCGCCGGACATTCTTTGGATGGGGGGTCACCTTGTGTGGCCCCCCATTTCTTTTCGCCAGGGGAAGGCCCCGTTGTTGTAGGGAGAGCGAGTGCCTGTATCAGACGTGGGAGAGGCAGATCGCCCTCACCGCGAAACTCGCGGCAGGCTCTCCCGTCCCCCCGTTGACGATGACGTGACGCTGGAGGAGCTGGATCGCGAAGTGCGCGGTCAGCTGGATACTTTGCCCGGCTCCCTCGCGGATTTGGTTGGCGGTCAGTTGGCCATGGCCGCGCGACTAGTCGACAGCGCACCCGATCTGGCGTTGGAGCACGCCCAGGCTGCGCGAGATCTTGCTCCGCGGGTCGCCTGCGCTCGCGAATCGGTTGCCGTCGCTGCGTACGCTTCCGGCGACTACTCGCTCGCCGCGCGGGAGGCTCGGACAGTAAGGCGTATGACAGGCGATGAGGGTTGGCTCGCCGTGATCGCCGACTGCGAACGAGGTCTGGGGCATCCGGAGAAGGCCCTGGACATGCTGACCGGCGATGCGATCTCCAACCTGAAGCCGCCGACCCGTGCGGAGGCGCTGATTGTCCTGTCCGGAGCACGCGCTGACATGGGTCAGGATGAGGCGGCTCTCGCTGTACTAGATGACCCGCTGCTGCGGGTCCGCGAGCGATCCGAGTGGGTCGCCCGCCTCCGGTTCGCCTATGCCGAGGCGCTGTTGAGGCTCGGCCGGGAGCAGGAGGCCCTGCGGTGGCTGCGCCTCGCCTCGGCTGGCGACCCAGAAGGGCTGACAGGGGCGGGCAACCGTCTCGCTGAACTTGAGGGTGTCGAGATCGTGGACGTTCTGGACAGCTCGCAGGAGGACGAGGTCTGACGGCCTTCCGCGTGGCACGATCTAGTAGTGCCCGCAGCCACGACGTTGATTCAGAGCCACGACGCGGTGCTGGTCGACTTGGACGGCGTGGTTTATGTGGGCGGACATGAAGTGCCCCACGCGAGTGCGTCGCTTCACGCGGTCGGCACGTCAGGAGTGCATCTGTGTTTCGTCACGAACAACGCTTCGCGAACCCCGCGGAAAGTGGCGGAACAGCTAAACGGATTCGGGCTCGACATCTCAGCGGATGAGGTCGTCACGTCCGCCCAAGCGGGAGCGGAACTGGTTGCGAGCATGCTGCCGCCCGGTGCCGCCGTCTTGGCCGTCGGGGGACCCGGAGTCGCGGCCGCTCTGCTGGAGCGGGGGCTGCGACCGGTCGACGCTCAGGGCAGCGACAGTCCGCTGGACGCGGGCAGTGTCTCGGCGGTACTTCAAGGATTCGGGCGACAGCTGAACTGGCTCGCCCTGGCGCGCGGGGCGCAAGCGGTTCACACCGGCGTTCCCTGGATAGCTACGAACGACGACATGACGGTGCCGACGGAGTACGGGATCGTTCCCGGAAACGGGACCATGGTCGCGGCGGTCGCCGCCGCCACTGGACGCCGACCCACCGTAGTTGGCAAGCCTCATGCCGCCTTACTCCAAGAAGCCGTCCGGAGAACTGGATCGCGTTCCCCCCTCGTTATCGGGGACCGGCTGGACACCGACATCGAAGGTGCTCACCACGCTGGGCTGCCGTCGCTTCTTGTGCTGACTGGGGTGAGCAGGACCCTGGACCTGTGGCGAGCCCCATCTGACCGCCGCCCGGATCACGTTGGTACTGACCTGCGCGCGCTGCTCCGCCCGGCGCTGTCCGTAGAGATGTTCTCCGACTCCGCTGAGTGCGGGGGTGCCGTTGCGGCAATGCAGGATGGCCGGTTGGTCGTCACTTGGACGGGGGATCCAGCAGCGGCCGTCATAGCCGCGGCCCACCTGATCTGGCAGCAGGAATCCGAGCTGGCTGGGCTTGCGGAAGAGGCTGAGCGGTTGGATGCCGCCGTCGCGCTGGCGATCAACAACCCGGGGCACTAGATCCGGAGGCCCCGACCCCCCCGCCGACCGACCAGTAGCGTCGGATTCCGCCGTCAGTGGTCCCCCAGCACACGCGAATATGTCCTTCCGCCCCCGCAGAAGCGGCCGCTAATGACAAACGCACCCGTTGCTGAAAGAAACTCCCGTTGAAACGGGCGCGCCTGTACCCAAACATTCGCGTTTGTCGGGAACGGCCGCTTCGACCGAGGATGCGGGGCGGCGGGGCGGCGTGGCGGCGGGGCGGCTGGGCAGCGGGGCAGCGGGGCAGCGGGGCGGCGGGTCGGCAGGGACAGATTCCGCGACGCCGCCTGGCCCTGGTCAAGTCCGGGAACGCCAGTCGCGCCAGGCCGCGACGATGTTCTTGTAATGACGCACCACAACGAGCAAGGCAAGCAAGACTCCGAAGGTCCTGGAGTCCCAGTCGCCGGTAAGGACAGCGCAGACCAGCAGCACCAGGGCAGCGATTATCGAACCAATGCCGACACGGCGGGTCACGCCGAACCCCACCCCGAAGCCAATGAGTACGGGAATCGCCCATAGAGGCTGGGCCCCGAGGATAGCGCCGAGCGTCGTCGCTGTTCCCTTCCCGCCCCGGCCCCTCAAGAAAGGAGATGTGATGTGACCAAGTACCGCGGCCAGTCCAGCCACTTCAGCGGCGACTGGCCCGATCTGCGCGAACGCGATGGCGGGTATGAAGCCCTTCAGAATGTCCAGCACGCCGACCAGCACGCCAGTCCGCACACCCAGCGCCCGGCCCACATTGGTCGCCCCGGGATTGCCCGACCCCGTTTCGCGCAGGCTGACACCCTTCGCTCGAGCGATCAGCGCCGCCGGACTGATCGACCCAAGCGCGTATCCGATGAGAAACGCCAACGCGTAGATCCACGGACCAGAAGTGTTCATGCCGGTTCTGCTGGAGATACCACGACCGCCAGAGTGCCGGGACCGACGTGCGAGCCGACCACGGCCCCGACATCGCCGAGCTTCACGTCAGCATCTGGAAGCCGATCGCGCAACCTCTCGGCCAGATGGGATGCACGGTCCATCGCGTCTAGGTGCTGAACGCCAACAAGACTCGGACCGGATGCCGCGGCCGCCACGGCGAGCTCCTCGAGTCTGGCAATCGCCTTGCTCGTAGTTCGAACCTTCTCCATCGGCTGAACGCGCCCATCCTCAAGGCGCAGGATCGGCTTGACCGCTAGGGCGTGACCGATCAGCCGACCCGCCGGTCCCACGCGTCCGCCGCGACGCAGATAGTCCAACGTATCGACGTAGAACAGCACGTGACTGCGCCTGGCCACCGACGAAATCCTGTCGGCGACAACCTCCGCGTCCTCTCCAAGTGCCGCGAGACGAGCACCCGCCGCAACCGCGAACCCCAATCCCAAGACGACCGAACGGCTGTCAACGACTGAAACGGGAACTGGTGACTTCTCAGCCGCCAGCACCGCGGCCTCGCACGTTCCGGACAGCTCGGCAGACATATGAGCCGACACGATCTGCTCCGCGCCGGCATCGGCCGCGTCCTGATACACGTCCAGGAAGTGGGCAGGAGTAGGCCGCGATGTCGAAACCGCGACACGATCACGCAGCGCCTCGGCAACCCGATCCGGCGTGATCTCCACTCCCTCGTCGAAGCTGTGACCCCCGACTACTACGTGCACAGGAACCACACGAATGCCCAGTTCCCTCACGACCTCGAACGGCAGTGTGCTTGTTGAGTCAGTGACTACGGCTACGCGATGCATGATGGCAAGGCTACGCACGCCCAGTGCTCGGGCGGTATCGGTATTGGCGCTGAGCCCGGTCGATGGCGCCCAGTCCTCGTTCAGCGCCGACTCGCGGGTCGGCGTTCGTGGCAATGCGCTCGGCCTCGGGCCAAGGGTCCGTCAGCCGCGCCATGGCCCGGAACACGCCAACGTCGGCCTCAGACTCGTCCGCCGCTGATCTCGCGCGGATGCGCGCCTCGGCTACATCGGTTGGAGCGTGACACTCAAGGGCGATCAGATCCGCCGATGCCTTGCCCGCCAGATCCATCGCCGCCTGGCGATGCCTCTGGCTGGACCATGACGCGTCAAGGACGACATCCTCGCCCAGCGCGAGCAGATGCCCGGCTTGACGAAGCATCTCCTCATACACCTGGTCGACGAACTTGGCCTGGTAGCGGCCGCGTCCGAAACCATGGCTCTCCTCGGCCCGCGGTATCCCCGCGATCCGGTTGCGAACCACATCGCTTCGCAGCAGCACCGGGCCGTCAGCCGCCGCGGACAGTTCGCGAGCCAGAGTCGTCTTGCCCGTCCCCGGCAACCCACCGACAAGGATCAGCCTGACTTGCGCTTCTCCCAGGTGGCTGCGCGCGAGGTCCAGGTGACCGCGAGCGTGTCGGCGGGCCACCGCGTCGCCCATCTCAGCCCTGATACACCCGACTTTGGCGCGAACAAGCGCTCGATAGCCGATCCAGTGGTGTTCCAGGGACTTCGGCCAAGTGTCACCGGACTGCCGTTTGTAGGCGCTCAGAAAGTCCTGTGCGACGTCTGGCCGCCCCAGCCATTCGAGGTCCATGGCGAGGAAGCCGACGTCATCCAGCACGTCACCCCAGCGAAGTTCGTCGTCGAACTCCAGGCAGTCGATCATGCGAGGACCGTCCGGCATGCAGAACACCTGATCGGCGCGAAGGTCACCGTGTCCGTCCCGGATCCGGCCCGACGTCAAGCGCGACTCCAACAGTTCGTGGCGTCCGGCAAGGTACCGATGAGCGAGCGCATCGATCTCAGCGACGGACTCCGCGTCAACGACTGTCCCCACGTACTGCGAGATTCCGGCGACTTCAGCATCCCAGAGAGCGCGGACCCCACCGGGAGACGCGACCTGGCAGATCTGAGGGGATGTGGCCGCCGCGGCATGGAACTCGGCCATTCGTGCCGCGACAGCATCGACGCAGCTTGCCGCCCTGTCCGCACGCAACAGCGAATCCAGCCGGTTCGCATCCGGCAACCTGATCATCTCCACCGCGTGATCCACAATCACCCCGGTCTCTGATGTGATCGGCACGACCCCCAGGTAGACATCCGGCGCGAGACGAGTGTTGAGCCGCACCTCTCTTTCGCAGACATTCAACCTGAGCTGCGGGGTCGACAAATCCACGAACGAGTAGCGGACCGGCTTCTTCATCTTGAACACGCGGTCGCGCGTGAGAGCCACAACTGAAGCGTGCGTTTCGCGGAATTCAGCCGACAGGCCGCGGCGGGCGAGCCAGTCCTTCAGCACGTCCCGAGCGGTTGGACTATCCGCGCTTGACGCTGACATCTGCAGTCCTCTCCGCGAAGCCATGCCGCCGACATCAGCCCGGGACGATATTCACCAGGCGAGGGGCGCGCACGATCACGCGTGCGGGGGGATGGCCGTCGAGCGCTCTGGCAACCGCCGCGGATCCCAGCGCGAGGCCCTCCAGCTCCGACTCGCTGATGTTCGGTGCCACGTCGATGCGGTCGCGGATCTTGCCCGCGACCTGCACGACACATGTCACGGTCTCCCTCAACACCAGCGCCGGATCTACAGCGGGCCACCCCGCCCGTGCCACCGTCGGCTCATGGCCTAGGGCCTGCCACATGTCCTCCGCCGTGTACGGCGCCACGAGCGACAGCACTATGGCGACCGCCTCAACGCCCTCCCGCACAGCCGCGTCATCCGGGCCCGGTCCGGAGTCGACGGCCTTGCGTAAGACGTTGACCAGCTCCATCACCCGCGCGACCGCGACGTTGAAGCGGAAGGACTCAACGGCTGTGGCGGCATCCGACACCGCGCGGTGGGTGCTCTTGCGCACATCCAAGTTCCCCTGAGCGGGGTCACTCCCCGGGTTGCTGGTCACGTCCTGCGCCAGGCGCCACGCGCGGGCCAGGAACCGCTTGGCTCCAGCCGGAGACACTTCCGACCAGTCGATGTCATCCTCCGGCGGGCCCGCGAACACCATGGTCAGCCGCACCGCGTCTACGCCGTGCGCGCTCAGCTCGTCGGACAATCGCACTAGGTTTCCGCGGGACTTCGACATGGCCGACCCGTCCATGATCACCATGCCCTGGTTCAGCAGGCGTGTGAACGGCTCGGTGAACTCGACCATCCCCATGTCGTAGAGGACCTTGGTGAAGAACCGCGCGTAGAGCAGGTGCATGATCGCGTGGGTTACGCCTCCGACGTACTGGTCCACGGGCAGCCACTTGCGCGCCTGGTCAGGGTCGAAGGGTGCCTTGTCGTAGGTGGGGTCCAGGTAGCGCAGGAAGTACCAGGACGAATCCACGAACGTGTCCATCGTGTCCGGGTCCCGCGTGGCGGGTCCGCCGCATCGCGGACAAGCCACGCTGGCCCAATCAGTGGCACCGCCGAGCGGGGACACGCCCTTCGGCTTCAGATCCAACCCGGCGGCGTCAGGCAGCGCCACGGGCAGCTCGTTCTCCGGTACGGGAACCTCGCCGTGGTCCGGGCAGTGGACTATGGGGATGGGCGCGCCCCAGTATCGCTGGCGTGAGATCAGCCAGTCGCGCAGCCGGTAGTTGACCGCGCCCCGACCCCGGCCCAGCCGCTCCAGCAGTTCGATCGCGGCAGCGATCGCCTCGTCCTTGCCGAGTCCGTCCAGCGGGCCAGAGTTGACGTGCGGACCGTCATCGGCAGTGGCGACTCCAGTGCGTGCTGGATCATCACCGGCCGCGACAACCATGCGGACCGGCAGATCGAACTGCCTGGCGAAGTCCAGGTCCCGCTGGTCGTGAGCGGGAACGGCCATGATCGCTCCGGTGCCGTAGTCAGCCAGAACGTAGTCACTGGCCCAAACAGGCAACCGTTCACCGTTCACCGGATTGATCGCGTGGCGGTGTAGGAACACCCCGGTCTTGGCGCGCTCGGTGCTCATCCGGTCCAGGTCGCTGACGTGCTTTACCCGCTCCAGGTACTCAGTGAACTCAGCTTCGGCGGCGGTTCCGGCTGCCAGCTCGGCCGCCAGATCACTGTCGGCCGCCACGACGAAGAACGTCGCACCCCACAAGGTGTCCGGCCGGGTGGTGTAAACGGTCACCGGATCTGTTCTGCCAACGATCTCGAACTCGACCTCGGCCCCGGTTGATCGCCCGATCCAGTTGCGCTGCATCAGCAGCACCTTGTCCGGCCAGCTGCCTTCCAGCTGCTCCATGTCAGCCAGCAGCCGGTCAGCGTAGTCAGTGATCCTCAGGTACCACTGGGTGAGCTTCTTCTTGGTAACCGACGTATCGCATCGTTCGCAGCGTCCATCCACTACCTGCTCGTTCGCCAGCACTGTCTGGCAGTTCGGGCACCAGTTCACGCTACTGGCCTTGCGATACGCCAGTCCTCGTTCGAACATCTTCAGGAACAGCCACTGGTTCCACCGGTAGTACTCCGGGTCGCACGTGTTCAGGACGCGGTCCCAGTCGAACGAGCACGCGTAGCGACGCATGGACGCCATCTGCTGCGCGATGTTGTCGTAGGTCCACTGCCCGGGATCTACCCCACGCTTGATCGCGGCGTTCTCCGCCGGCAACCCGAACGCGTCCCACCCGATCGGATGCAGGACGTTGCGTCCCCGCTGCACCCAATACCGCGCGACGACGTCGCCCAGGGCGTACGCCTCGGCGTGACCCATGTGCAGGTCTCCCGAAGGGTAGGGGAACATGTCCAGCACGTACATGCGTCGGCGTTGATCGTCGTGGTCTCCCGAGCGGAACGCCCGCAGCTCGTCCCATACCGGCAACCACTTGTCCTGGATCGACTCGGGGTCGAACTCCGGGGCTGCCGACATTGGCGCTCCTCCTATCGGTAGCTGTGCTGTCCGAGGTCGGCCGGTGAGACTACTCCCTGGCGCGAGCCCCAAACCAGCATTCTACTGAGCCTGTGGCACGGCCTCTGACTCCCCGACTGTCGTCACGGCCGGCCAGCCCGCGCGAACGAAAGCGTCCGCCGTCGCGCGCCCGATCCTGTCGTGTGTGTTCCAGCCCCAGTGCATGCCATCGACGTTGTTCAGCCCCGCCGCTAGGTCAACGCCCACTAGGTCATCCATGGGAACTGGCCCGACGCCCTGACGCAGGCACCAAGCATCGGCCGCCTGGACGGCGTCAGCGTGATGCCGTTGGGAGGGATAGCGATCCGAGTCGTAGGGACCTGGCAGATGACGAACAATCGGCACATCTGGCCTGAAGACGCGGATCGCATCCACCATCCTCGACAAGTAGTGCTGCGTCGCCGCTGTAGGCAGCTGCGCCAGTCGGCCACCGGAAGCCCGGATGATGGCCGGCGCCGTTCCCAGGTAGGTCCGTCGCACCCGCCTTCGCAGCCATCCCGGCCTCACGTAAGCGATCCCTTCGCGCAGCCAGGTTGGCAGCGCCGCGGGCAACTGATCCATGTGCCCGACTGACAACAGGATTCCCGTAGCTCTGGGAAGCTCGACCCCCCATACGACCGGGTCCTTGGTCAAGGCCCACCACGCGTCGCGAGCGGTCATGCCCGGGCGAGCGACGAGATCCACAGCGACGCCCGGTCCTAGATGTCTTGCGCATACGTTCGGGTGAAGCTTCGGCTCCGTCGGCGGTTCGACCTGCCCAGGGCCATGGAAAGCCGTCGAGTCCGCGAAGACCAGCAGGTACCTCGAAGCGGAGGTCACTGGAGATTGCGCGTCACGGCACTGGATCCGCGCACTGCTTCGCCCTTCGCGACCGTCGGCGGCAGTACATGTCCTGATCGGCTCGCT
Proteins encoded in this window:
- a CDS encoding SGNH/GDSL hydrolase family protein: MTSASRYLLVFADSTAFHGPGQVEPPTEPKLHPNVCARHLGPGVAVDLVARPGMTARDAWWALTKDPVVWGVELPRATGILLSVGHMDQLPAALPTWLREGIAYVRPGWLRRRVRRTYLGTAPAIIRASGGRLAQLPTAATQHYLSRMVDAIRVFRPDVPIVRHLPGPYDSDRYPSQRHHADAVQAADAWCLRQGVGPVPMDDLVGVDLAAGLNNVDGMHWGWNTHDRIGRATADAFVRAGWPAVTTVGESEAVPQAQ